The Phaeodactylum tricornutum CCAP 1055/1 chromosome 8, whole genome shotgun sequence genome has a window encoding:
- a CDS encoding predicted protein, which translates to MNLPPREASRDLTTSLRIRLFAANLPKQGRGLLNKQNPSAYAVVTSISTSDGYKVPSTDASFQRQGSFEGYRWGDTEIVNSRNPQWTRTIPLEYEYGSESYFYVHVLQSNCDGQAVHGHGSTKSLDSDAFSTSFGTALFEVSDVLGTRNTTKVKRLRSGGCVFCKIEPVQQGEAGMRVCLQVEARGLVISHGNRRAWTSNSFYRKPDALFEIAKQHASNSEGAYVTVYRSTPAVNTLDPVWDAIDLDCGTLCNGNIDQHLRFSVLLQKQKGNRELIGLAETTLRHLLQQNSSYIGDTECANGGDNDPVEKYKELILQRNSSKLKQVGCLRIGGYELIPESTNRSLSLREVGSVEGTVLEIVDLAELSPIGIPSSATGFQHYIERDCEIKFCVAIDFTSSNGDPRFESSLHYQSPQTFNDYEETISSIGRSLSAYIRTEEFAVWGFGAKFDGKISHLFQCGPDPTVKGVDGILEAYKSVIQGGLTMSGPTVFCKALQAAAVRAKRDHEIMTPQTLSYTVLLVITDGNGDSLDETRRKLLVYNQLPLSVIFVGVGRSDFGQMYSFLQESTRESMNCSFVEFRKHQYNPAALGRVALCQLPDDLCAYMRRRGF; encoded by the coding sequence ATGAATTTACCGCCACGGGAAGCTTCTCGGGACCTTACAACAAGCCTTCGAATTCGACTCTTCGCTGCGAACCTTCCGAAGCAAGGACGAGGATTGTTGAACAAACAAAACCCAAGCGCGTACGCTGTGGTAACGTCGATCTCGACGAGCGATGGCTACAAAGTTCCCTCCACCGACGCATCGTTTCAAAGGCAGGGTTCCTTTGAAGGTTACCGGTGGGGAGATACTGAGATTGTAAATAGCAGGAACCCACAATGGACAAGGACGATTCCACTGGAGTACGAATATGGATCCGAATCCTATTTTTATGTCCATGTCTTGCAAAGCAACTGTGACGGCCAGGCCGTGCATGGCCACGGTTCGACGAAGAGTCTCGACAGCGATGCTTTTTCTACTAGCTTTGGCACAGCACTGTTTGAAGTAAGCGATGTCCTGGGGACTCGAAATACAACAAAGGTGAAGCGATTGCGCTCTGGTGGCTGTGTGTTCTGTAAAATTGAGCCAGTTCAACAAGGTGAAGCGGGAATGCGTGTGTGCTTGCAGGTTGAAGCCAGAGGTCTCGTAATCTCGCACGGGAATAGACGAGCTTGGACAAGCAATTCTTTTTATCGAAAACCGGACGCGTTATTTGAAATTGCTAAGCAACACGCGAGCAACAGCGAAGGAGCCTATGTTACTGTTTATCGTTCCACGCCAGCCGTCAACACACTTGATCCAGTGTGGGATGCAATTGATCTTGATTGTGGAACATTATGCAACGGCAACATCGACCAGCATCTTCGTTTCTCTGTTCTGCTCCAGAAACAAAAGGGAAATCGGGAGCTGATCGGGCTGGCCGAAACAACACTTCGCCACTTGCTGCAACAAAACAGTTCTTACATCGGTGACACCGAATGTGCAAATGGAGGCGACAATGACCCAGTAGAGAAATACAAGGAGCTGATTCTGCAGCGCAACTCTTCAAAATTAAAGCAAGTCGGGTGTCTGCGAATTGGTGGGTACGAACTTATTCCGGAGTCAACGAATCGATCTTTGTCCCTTCGCGAAGTGGGTTCTGTGGAAGGAACAGTTTTGGAAATTGTGGACTTAGCAGAACTGTCACCTATCGGGATACCTTCGTCCGCCACAGGGTTTCAACACTACATTGAAAGAGACTGCGAAATCAAATTCTGTGTCGCCATTGATTTCACGAGCTCAAATGGAGACCCAAGGTTTGAATCTAGTCTTCACTATCAAAGCCCTCAAACTTTCAACGATTACGAGGAAACTATTTCTTCCATTGGGCGGTCGCTTTCGGCGTATATTAGAACGGAGGAATTTGCGGTATGGGGTTTCGGGGCAAAATTTGACGGCAAAATAAGTCACTTGTTTCAGTGTGGGCCGGACCCGACTGTCAAAGGAGTGGATGGTATTTTAGAAGCGTACAAGAGCGTGATTCAGGGAGGTCTTACAATGAGCGGACCTACTGTCTTTTGTAAAGCACTTCAAGCAGCTGCAGTACGCGCCAAGAGAGACCATGAAATCATGACTCCCCAGACATTGTCTTACACTGTCCTCCTGGTGATCACTGATGGAAATGGAGATAGTTTAGACGAAACCCGCAGAAAGCTGCTCGTTTACAATCAACTTCCGCTATCAGTAATTTTTGTGGGTGTCGGCCGTTCTGACTTCGGGCAAATGTACAGTTTTCTCCAAGAATCGACCCGTGAAAGCATGAATTGCAGTTTTGTGGAGTTCCGAAAACATCAGTACAACCCAGCTGCGTTGGGTCGAGTTGCACTGTGTCAACTTCCTGACGATCTCTGTGCATACATGCGGCGACGGGGTTTCTAA
- a CDS encoding predicted protein, translating into MPLVFAIIVAAASQFLVGYNTGVMNSPSKVVFPGHSTLSWSLAVAAFAVGGPFGALVGGKMADQRGRRGALLIDTWTFLLGGIIQVFALDMVTIIISRLIIGFASGYSSVLVPIYLGELAPPTLRGMLGTITQFAMVLGILVSNLLAFPLATDDKWRLLFAVTPAIAISQLLLAPFLLESPRWLLGRDSKSLKARYIIKRLRGLRYDHEVETEVGHFMMGGVAQRQGQTSQIAVLREMWGQSKTRLLLCSSLVLQMAQQFSGINAVFYYSTAFFEGVIEDPLVGTTIVGAVNVLATYAVLFLMDRCGRKTLILWSSAGMFFSCIVIVLSLLGHLSNMFALVAVNVYVIFFEFGLGPIPWLVVAEMFSGQYVAAAMGISSQVNWACNFIVGLIFPTMNEKLGAYSFAPFAVVLLLTFVFAATILPETQGSSPEEL; encoded by the coding sequence ATGCCATTGGTCTTTGCGATTATTGTCGCGGCGGCTTCGCAGTTCCTGGTTGGTTATAATACGGGTGTCATGAACTCACCGTCCAAAGTTGTATTCCCTGGACACTCGACCTTGTCGTGGTCGTTGGCAGTGGCGGCCTTTGCTGTGGGAGGCCCATTCGGTGCCCTTGTGGGCGGCAAAATGGCCGATCAACGCGGACGTCGTGGTGCCCTCCTCATTGATACGTGGACTTTTTTACTTGGAGGTATCATTCAGGTCTTTGCGCTTGATATGGTCACAATCATAATTTCGCGATTGATCATTGGCTTCGCGAGTGGCTATAGCTCGGTATTGGTGCCGATTTATCTGGGGGAACTGGCTCCGCCAACCCTGCGTGGCATGCTGGGCACGATCACTCAGTTTGCCATGGTCTTGGGCATTCTAGTGTCCAACTTGTTGGCCTTCCCCCTTGCCACCGACGATAAGTGGAGACTTTTGTTTGCGGTAACTCCGGCGATTGCCATTAGCCAACTTCTCTTGGCGCCTTTCTTATTAGAATCTCCTCGATGGTTGCTGGGTCGGGATTCGAAATCACTAAAAGCTCGATATATTATCAAGCGTTTGCGAGGGTTGCGATACGATCACGAAGTGGAGACCGAAGTGGGCCATTTTATGATGGGTGGTGTTGCCCAGCGTCAAGGGCAGACCTCTCAAATCGCGGTTCTCCGGGAAATGTGGGGACAGAGCAAAACGAGGCTTTTGCTTTGCTCCTCCCTGGTGTTGCAAATGGCGCAGCAATTCTCCGGAATCAACGCGGTCTTTTACTACTCCACTGCTTTCTTTGAAGGAGTGATTGAAGACCCTTTGGTGGGAACAACAATTGTCGGTGCTGTTAATGTCCTCGCAACATATGCTGTTTTGTTCCTGATGGATCGATGTGGTCGAAAGACTTTGATCTTGTGGTCGTCGGCTGGAATGTTCTTTTCCTGTATTGTCATTGTTTTGTCGTTGCTCGGCCACCTGAGCAATATGTTTGCTCTAGTTGCCGTAAACGTCTACGTCATTTTCTTCGAGTTCGGGCTTGGGCCAATCCCGTGGCTGGTTGTGGCGGAAATGTTTTCTGGACAATACGTGGCTGCCGCAATGGGTATCAGTTCTCAAGTCAATTGGGCTTGTAACTTCATCGTTGGACTCATCTTTCCCACAATGAACGAAAAGCTTGGAGCGtattctttcgcgccattTGCGGTAGTTTTGCTGCTGACCTTTGTGTTTGCCGCTACCATATTGCCCGAAACCCAGGGTAGCTCGCCAGAGGAGCTG
- a CDS encoding predicted protein translates to MSSPSDETIAGPPSSPTTEDAGTQARKASAALTSKVMLEELERQYMQIKGERDDLQQELTAAEEKFKTLNESLTSNQALEVENAARQHELRVAQERVKALEEEQTATKERTDRAQAESDRLREEIARLAGSNRELSENIATFEVQSKLSESQAIPLFHEKQRLQTELDSLQAHANWLEQELTAKSQDYQKLQRESRDRSIQLQLQLDQTINEKEAFEARLDELHKMERRLQDKVEELSHDLLTGKQAMTDLQESTEIEIREERRLVQLQKTHLDRWEHRYNDVVRENESLKKAATEAMETSRSELLQTSEALENKYKDLLREQAAEYEEKLKSNRLEAGPVRLALPAPPAAVATDYEDDVPLNLTDLYTRLEETKATLRRETARADRAELLNERIQKDIAAKAPLLNRQREEYDFALDQIQNYQRRLEQALNEVDNAREDSKETRRDANRLQKLLSERTSESKELAKQVQALLVTRAGGQVGEEIPTSIVEIQNQNQRLLAEHRRLTETVRELESKLESDTLKAKLDAVEAELADLREDRQRQETAVERIVQQRDLYRAILSKQDANVLGSESEQLSAMEIAKQQSERYKALDQKSKTLASDLAAARGEIDRMGRERESMVERLARYEAHSAEMKAAVDTLERELLSARGDAARSNSESLYHRERAERVEESLQRARDEISMIGSSKAELQRINTDLQQRVDIVRSESSRVATEVRQAEMKARLAETQVETAKASESRMAEEVNQLRGEVSRQGSIIESIRRIEASLSAKSGSEREVLKSELEKLSQVHKSEQTSFNTKIENLNARIQEMDSRVVAANDSKDKFQSELSSVKDELNAVTAERQELNLKARRLEAQLRAAKKKLGEGDDLDDVEVALQARIEHLTNQLEETKSELANSKKQADTYQLISKNAESALAELSQATETMKATNESEVLELNGRLEKLQKENASKQEIVLDLTKDLLSQRGEQEKVESILKSEIESLKSEMKTREQDSESSAAGTAALKLDLDAMRTEVATAQGNYERELQLHSQARTALREAREQAQEETRLRHIAEEKTDASAREFDQQKNVWEQEKLSANENAKMIEESLKEAREQNRVLHMQLESLGAMVEESQMSRAVAASEIPEPGNSSEQMNLQKMLSELREILKFVRSENEILQTQLDTAKRAADRERTTFQVVKRSLDEARAELKSLQNQDIMDKDLPGNNSAEQLRDAVEQLTLLRDSNKLLRDDADKLQSNLTATQNDLNALKSSRKPAEKVQRELEARIASAEAEKESLNRDLAAWKSRVESLLSKFNQIDPEEYEKVLRQVEELTKEKESLTAWKKTTEAENTRIREICRNLKKHISELKKTIEEQKKDIDKLTTEKATLTTKSTEGTSAAKERDELKGKLSQAEKDTASTKTELDGANHQNEILRERMRQMVKTSNELRKKERELVGQLAEAKSATQTDSIQDKLGKPSENASEKRTLASSKIGISTPTFSATTPESTQRTAGLVDVRAPQILPTIPTNGFRFGPSTKPKPKSPMAVSEDVLQAKSEEKIETRGASELKEPTSVFSEKAPEFVPHSQMSTKTETNISSTSGSSPLQSGGDVADAKQRSSGELATTTHATPSESQELSMKKEKLLEKKRLLADAKKRKIQAEAEARKTDTDGLQQVAKKPKTEDTEKESRLIGAEVGDRTLTAGTMSEQETSNSAEVLLEADKTESELVEVENLDNEEPSKSEIAENETEPAFKPSCFGSGSTATTSPFTKSNPATPFGRSDAFGQSATVLPGAPTTFGVTSSTVQSSSGFGEAFLSQMKPPGGSATPPSFSFGSSEIPGQQFQASASVFGSFGGKSTLGSLAGSKEPSMAAFPFASQPAVQENKEQNDDAKDATELEQTEEDVHWARLPGSRKPHFQKPPDLE, encoded by the exons ATGTCATCGCCGTCGGATGAGACAATAGCGGGACCGCCATCGTCTCCGACAACCGAAGATGCCGGAACGCAGGCTCGGAAAGCCTCGGCCGCCCTGACGTCGAAAGTAATGCTGGAAGAGTTAGAACGTCAGTACATGCAGATTAAAGGTGAACGCGATGATTTGCAGCAAGAGTTAACCGCGGCGGAGGAAAAGTTCAAGACGCTCAACGAGTCGTTGACTTCCAACCAAGCACTCGAGGTGGAGAATGCCGCGCGGCAACACGAATTGCGTGTGGCGCAAGAACGCGTAAAAGCattggaagaagaacaaaCAGCTACGAAAGAGCGCACCGATCGGGCTCAAGCCGAATCGGATCGTCTCCGAGAAGAAATCGC TCGTTTGGCCGGATCGAACAGGGAACTTTCCGAGAATATTGCAACGTTTGAAGTCCAGAGCAAGCTCAGTGAGTCCCAGGCAATTCCCCTATTTCACGAAAAGCAGCGTCTCCAGACGGAACTTGACAGCTTGCAAGCCCACGCCAATTGGCTGGAACAAGAGCTAACGGCCAAGTCACAGGATTACCAAAAGCTGCAGCGAGAGTCACGTGATCGTTCTATTCAACTTCAGCTTCAACTGGACCAAACAATTaacgaaaaagaagctttCGAAGCCCGTTTGGATGAATTGCACAAAATGGAGCGGCGTTTGCAGGACAAAGTCGAGGAGCTTTCCCACGACTTGTTGACGGGGAAGCAAGCCATGACGGATCTACAGGAATCTACAGAGATCGAAATTCGAGAGGAACGGCGTCTTGTACAGCTCCAAAAGACTCATTTGGATCGCTGGGAACATCGATACAATGACGTCGTCCGTGAAAACGAGAGCCTCAAAAAGGCTGCCACGGAAGCCATGGAGACATCGCGTTCAGAACTTCTCCAGACCAGCGAAGCACTGGAAAACAAGTACAAAGATTTGCTGAGAGAGCAAGCGGCCGAGTACGAAGAAAAGCTTAAGTCGAACCGTTTGGAAGCCGGTCCAGTTCGCCTGGCTCTGCCTGCACCCCCGGCTGCTGTGGCGACCGACTACGAAGATGATGTTCCACTCAATCTTACCGACTTATACACACGTTTAGAAGAGACCAAGGCTACCCTGCGTCGCGAAACAGCTCGGGCCGATCGTGCCGAGCTCTTGAATGAGCGCATTCAGAAGGACATTGCTGCTAAGGCACCTTTGTTGAACCGGCAACGGGAAGAATACGACTTTGCCCTGGACCAAATTCAGAATTATCAGCGCCGCTTGGAACAAGCTTTAAATGAAGTTGATAATGCACGCGAAGATAGTAAAGAGACGCGCCGGGACGCAAATCGGCTACAGAAACTGTTGTCGGAGAGGACTTCCGAGTCCAAGGAGTTGGCAAAACAAGTTCAGGCACTATTGGTAACTCGGGCAGGCGGGCAGGTGGGAGAAGAAATTCCGACTTCGATTGTCGAGATTCAGAATCAAAACCAGCGATTACTCGCGGAGCACCGTCGACTAACTGAAACAGTCAGAGAGCTGGAAAGCAAGCTTGAGTCGGATACTCTGAAGGCAAAACTGGATGCAGTGGAAGCGGAGCTAGCGGATTTGCGCGAAGACCGTCAACGTCAAGAGACTGCCGTGGAGCGTATAGTTCAACAGAGAGATTTGTATCGAGCTATTTTGAGCAAACAGGATGCAAACGTGCTTGGCTCAGAGTCCGAGCAGCTTTCGGCGATGGAGATTGCCAAACAGCAGTCGGAGCGATACAAGGCTTTGGATCAGAAAAGCAAGACCTTGGCATCTGATCTGGCTGCTGCCAGGGGTGAAATCGATCGCATGGGCCGCGAGAGAGAATCTATGGTTGAGCGGTTGGCCCGTTACGAAGCCCATTCCGCCGAAATGAAAGCCGCAGTTGACACATTGGAACGCGAGCTGTTGAGTGCGCGTGGTGACGCAGCACGAAGCAATTCCGAGTCACTCTATCACAGAGAGAGAGCTGAGCGTGTGGAGGAGTCGCTGCAGCGTGCGCGCGATGAAATCTCGATGATTGGAAGTTCGAAAGCTGAACTTCAACGCATCAACACTGATCTACAGCAGAGAGTTGATATTGTTCGCTCTGAAAGTTCTCGAGTTGCCACGGAAGTACGACAGGCTGAGATGAAGGCTCGGTTAGCGGAGACACAAGTAGAGACGGCAAAAGCAAGTGAATCGCGAATGGCGGAAGAGGTCAACCAGCTACGTGGGGAAGTTTCAAGGCAAGGATCCATAATAGAGTCAATCAGAAGAATCGAAGCTTCTCTTTCTGCAAAGAGTGGTAGCGAACGAGAGGTTCTCAAGTCTGAATTGGAGAAACTTTCTCAGGTCCACAAGTCGGAGCAAACAAGCTTTAATACGAAGATCGAAAATCTCAACGCACGAATTCAAGAGATGGACTCGCgtgttgttgcagctaatGATTCAAAGGACAAGTTTCAATCAGAGTTATCTAGCGTAAAGGATGAGCTGAATGCTGTCACAGCGGAGAGGCAAGAGCTCAATTTGAAGGCACGCCGTCTGGAAGCTCAACTTCGTGCCGCAAAGAAGAAGCTTGGGGAAGGAGATGACCTAGACGACGTTGAGGTAGCTCTACAAGCCCGCATTGAACATCTCACCAACCAACTGGAGGAGACAAAGAGTGAACTCGCCAATTCAAAGAAACAGGCTGACACATACCAGCTAATATCGAAGAATGCGGAGTCGGCTCTCGCCGAATTGAGTCAAGCTACGGAGACTATGAAGGCTACGAACGAGTCAGAAGTGTTGGAACTCAACGGAAGACTAGAAAAActccaaaaggaaaacgCATCAAAACAAGAGATTGTTCTCGATTTGACCAAGGATTTGTTGAGTCAGAGGGGGGAACAAGAGAAGGTCGAATCTATATTGAAATCTGAAATTGAGAGTCTGAAAAGTGAGATGAAGACAAGGGAACAGGATTCTGAGTCTTCAGCAGCTGGGACGGCCGCTTTGAAACTCGACTTAGATGCTATGCGCACCGAGGTTGCCACGGCCCAAGGCAACTACGAGCGAGAGCTCCAACTGCATTCGCAGGCACGCACTGCTTTGCGTGAAGCACGAGAGCAGGCTCAGGAGGAGACACGACTACGACATATTGCTGAGGAAAAAACGGACGCTTCTGCGAGGGAGTTCGATCAGCAGAAGAACGTTTGGGAACAGGAAAAGTTATCTGCGAATGAAAATGCAAAGATGATAGAAGAAAGTCTAAAGGAAGCCCGTGAGCAAAATAGAGTCCTTCACATGCAACTAGAGAGTTTGGGTGCAATGGTAGAAGAGAGTCAAATGTCACGTGCTGTGGCTGCCAGCGAGATCCCAGAGCCCGGAAACTCATCGGAGCAAATGAATTTGCAGAAAATGTTGTCAGAGCTGCGAGAAATTCTCAAGTTTGTAAGGTCAGAGAACGAAATTCTTCAGACTCAACTCGACACGGCAAAACGGGCTGCTGATCGGGAACGAACGACTTTTCAGGTTGTCAAACGCAGCTTGGACGAGGCAAGAGCTGAACTTAAAtcgcttcaaaatcaagACATCATGGATAAAGACCTCCCTGGCAATAATTCAGCCGAGCAGCTGAGGGATGCGGTGGAACAACTTACTTTGTTAAGGGATAGCAATAAGCTTTTGCGAGATGATGCAGATAAGCTGCAGTCTAATTTGACCGCAACACAGAATGATCTCAACGCGTTGAAGTCATCAAGGAAGCCTGCTGAGAAAGTTCAACGCGAGCTCGAAGCCCGCATTGCGTCAGCTGAAGCCGAGAAAGAGAGTTTGAATCGCGACTTAGCTGCATGGAAGTCAAGAGTTGAAAGTCTCCTTTCCAAATTCAATCAGATTGATCCGGAAGAGTATGAGAAGGTTCTAAGACAAGTCGAAGAATTGACGAAGGAGAAGGAGTCTCTGACTgcatggaagaagacaacagAAGCGGAAAACACACGAATCAGAGAGATATGCCGTAATCTCAAGAAGCATATCAGCGAATTGAAGAAAACGATAGAGGAACAGAAAAAAGATATAGATAAGCTCACGACGGAAAAGGCTACCCTCACAACCAAGTCTACAGAAGGAACTTCAGCTGCGAAGGAGCGAGATGAGCTTAAGGGAAAACTGTCCCAGGCCGAGAAAGACACAGCTTCCACGAAGACGGAGTTGGATGGCGCAAACCATCAAAATGAGATCTTGAGAGAGAGGATGCGCCAAATGGTAAAGACGAGCAATGAGCTGCGGAAGAAAGAGAGGGAGCTGGTAGGACAGCTCGCCGAAGCAAAATCTGCAACCCAAACAGACTCCATTCAAGACAAATTAGGGAAACCGTCTGAAAATGCTTCGGAAAAACGTACGTTGGCGTCTTCGAAGATAGGCATTTCGACGCCTACCTTCTCTGCAACAACACCAGAGTCGACTCAGAGGACCGCAGGTTTGGTGGATGTAAGAGCACCTCAGATTCTTCCGACTATTCCGACTAATGGATTTAGGTTTGGACCTAGTACCAAGCCGAAACCGAAGTCTCCGATGGCTGTGTCCGAAGACGTACTCCAGGCAAAATCGGAGGAAAAGATCGAAACACGGGGAGCTTCCGAACTAAAAGAGCCGACTTCCGTTTTTAGCGAGAAAGCCCCAGAGTTTGTGCCACACTCGCAAATGTCAACAAAAACGGAGACAAATATTTCATCTACGAGCGGAAGCTCACCTCTACAAAGCGGTGGTGACGTAGCCGACGCAAAACAACGAAGCTCAGGAGAGCTGGCTACGACGACGCATGCTACACCGAGTGAGAGTCAAGAATTATCGatgaaaaaagaaaagcttTTAGAGAAGAAACGACTACTGGCAGACGCTAAGAAACGAAAAATCCAGGCAGAAGCGGAGGCAAGAAAGACCGACACTGACGGACTGCAACAGGTAgcaaaaaagccaaagacCGAAGACACTGAGAAAGAATCGAGACTGATTGGAGCAGAAGTGGGAGACCGCACTCTGACGGCTGGTACAATGAGCGAGCAAGAGACCAGTAATTCAGCAGAAGTTTTGCTAGAAGCAGACAAAACCGAGTCGGAACTTGTTGAAGTTGAGAAtctcgacaacgaagaacccTCGAAAAGCGAAATAGCTGAAAATGAGACCGAACCAGCATTTAAGCCTTCATGTTTTGGAAGCGGATCGACTGCTACGACAAGCCCATTTACGAAGAGCAATCCTGCCACGCCTTTCGGCCGATCGGACGCTTTTGGTCAATCGGCAACCGTCCTACCCGGTGCCCCAACTACATTCGGGGTCACGTCATCCACCGTTCAGTCTTCATCTGGTTTTGGGGAGGCATTTTTGAGCCAAATGAAGCCTCCAGGAGGTTCTGCTACACCGCCCAGCTTTTCCTTTGGATCTTCCGAGATTCCCGGCCAGCAATTCCAGGCGTCAGCTTCTGTATTCGGTTCTTTCGGCGGCAAATCAACGCTTGGGAGTCTTGCCGGTAGCAAAGAACCGTCAATGGCAGCTTTTCCATTCGCTAGCCAACCAGCTGTACAAGAAAACAAGGAACAGAACGATGACGCCAAGGATGCGACCGAATTAGAGCAAACGGAAGAGGACGTT CATTGGGCTCGCCTGCCTGGCTCTCGAAAGCCCCATTTCCAAAAGCCTCCAGACCTCGAATAG
- a CDS encoding predicted protein has translation MTLCSKAWAFRVTWPVLPPSARKRPALGFRVQQRLFRSTKSLPASVSGSIYTCDDSNAPRVRLFTKEGCTLCDKVKGVLVELKAPYPHCLEQVDITDKENAEWFDRYKYDIPVLHLDGKYWTKHRLTTEEAIRGLKAFGNGAFESQAGEPNAARMERK, from the coding sequence ATGACTCTTTGTAGCAAAGCTTGGGCCTTTCGCGTTACGTGGCCAGTATTGCCACCATCAGCGCGTAAGCGACCTGCCTTGGGCTTCCGGGTACAACAACGCTTGTTCCGGTCAACTAAAAGCCTACCCGCAAGCGTTTCTGGGTCTATCTACACGTGCGATGATAGCAACGCACCACGTGTTCGATTATTTACGAAAGAGGGATGTACGCTTTGCGACAAGGTAAAAGGCGTCCTTGTCGAACTCAAAGCGCCATACCCTCATTGTCTTGAGCAAGTTGACATAACGGACAAAGAAAATGCAGAATGGTTCGATCGCTACAAATATGATATTCCTGTTCTGCATCTGGATGGGAAATACTGGACGAAACATCGTCTGACCACGGAGGAAGCTATTCGAGGTCTGaaagcttttggaaatggGGCGTTCGAGAGCCAGGCAGGCGAGCCTAATGCTGCCagaatggaaaggaagtAA
- a CDS encoding predicted protein, with translation MSISSSRASSSLPQTSETADGITTTHLSMQKRKTGILPMTEADRNGRNAASNRRLRHKHVQTSDLVGLGKLMLGILALGLIVVVWQRKSLVNEQEIGGPIKVGNAPVDIDDSLREHPLHRYESLQYALDNSKIVALYFAASWCPMSTPVTNLIHDYFDDILLPPPPTNNAASNRRLAQRHGLSLVHVSSDVDEESMQKYIGKNWMAVPYNSPDRNALKEHFKTCAKRELSALGFKRKHEIPTLIVISGTSHEVLTFDGVRDVREYGAQAVDTWMELASLSDALSSKFI, from the coding sequence ATGAGTATAAGCTCGTCACGCGCTTCGTCGAGTCTGCCACAAACAAGCGAAACAGCCGACGGCATCACCACAACGCACCTTTCCATGCAGAAACGAAAGACTGGCATTTTGCCAATGACCGAAGCCGATCGGAACGGCCGCAATGCTGCGTCCAATAGAAGACTTCGACACAAACATGTCCAGACATCGGATCTCGTGGGTTTGGGGAAACTGATGCTTGGCATTCTGGCTCTCGGATTGATAGTTGTGGTCTGGCAACGAAAGTCTCTCGTCAACGAACAGGAAATAGGCGGTCCCATCAAGGTGGGCAACGCGCCGGTAGATATAGACGATTCCCTACGCGAGCATCCCCTTCATCGGTACGAATCGCTACAGTATGCACTTGATAACTCCAAGATTGTTGCCCTTTACTTTGCGGCGAGCTGGTGTCCCATGAGTACACCCGTGACCAATCTGATTCACGATTATTTTGACGATATTCTGTTGCCACCACCCCCTACGAACAATGCTGCAAGCAACAGAAGACTGGCGCAACGACATGGATTATCCCTTGTTCATGTATCGTCTGATGTGGACGAAGAGTCTATGCAAAAGTACATTGGAAAGAATTGGATGGCTGTTCCCTACAACAGCCCGGATCGAAACGCCCTTAAGGAACATTTCAAAACCTGTGCAAAACGCGAACTGTCCGCCTTGGGATTCAAACGCAAGCATGAAATACCGACCCTTATCGTAATTTCGGGGACGTCACACGAAGTGTTGACCTTCGATGGTGTACGCGATGTCCGAGAGTATGGCGCCCAAGCTGTCGATACGTGGATGGAGTTGGCCAGTCTCTCCGATGCGTTGTCCTCCAAGTTTATATAG